The Dendropsophus ebraccatus isolate aDenEbr1 chromosome 3, aDenEbr1.pat, whole genome shotgun sequence genome includes a region encoding these proteins:
- the LOC138785918 gene encoding serine protease ami-like — translation MAVPKLLSALVVVLSVACYDCRPRGRILGGKPSEESKPYMVSLQLNGTHICGGLLISDEWVLSAAHCKPDTSVNKTLQAVLGTNSLFDPKKLVYDIDIQIIHPEYNRITKHHDLLLLKLPKKVPLNDSTIVSPLPYQTEDIEIKGECLVAGWGKITRSGKKPDLLHEVVVPVISREICNSRSYYHGEVTDNIICAGDNKRDSCEGDSGGPLICNKVAEAIVSSGFTVCGSARRPGKYTRISPYKDWIVSTMRNMTEPTLPTLTDEV, via the exons ACTGTCGCCCACGTGGACGAATCCTTGGTGGAAAGCCATCTGAAGAATCAAAACCATACATGGTGTCATTGCAATTAAATGGAACCCACATATGTGGTGGACTGCTAATCTCTGATGAGTGGGTGCTGAGTGCCGCACATTGTAAACCGGATACCAG tgTTAACAAGACTCTGCAAGCAGTCCTAGGGACTAATTCTCTATTCGACCCTAAAAAGTTAGTGTATGATATTGACATACAGATCATACATCCTGAGTATAACAGAATTACTAAACACCATGATTTGCTTCTTCTGAAG CTACCAAAAAAGGTCCCACTGAACGACTCTACAATAGTGAGTCCTCTACCTTACCAGACGGAAGACATTGAGATTAAAGGAGAATGTTTGGTAGCTGGCTGGGGAAAAATCACGCGTTCGGGAAAGAAACCAGATCTCCTACATGAGGTAGTGGTTCCAGTGATCAGCCGAGAAATATGCAACAGTCGGAGCTACTACCATGGAGAGGTCACTGACAACATAATCTGTGCAGGGGACAACAAACGGGATTCATGTGAG GGGGACTCTGGCGGACCTTTGATATGTAATAAAGTGGCAGAGGCGATCGTATCTTCTGGATTTACTGTCTGTGGCAGTGCAAGACGTCCAGGAAAATACACACGCATTTCTCCCTATAAGGATTGGATAGTCTCCACTATGCGTAATATGACAGAACCAACTCTACCTACTCTAACGGATGAAGTCTAA